Proteins encoded by one window of Cyclobacteriaceae bacterium:
- a CDS encoding OmpA family protein: MFSIRCVLVFLAVAGIFLTTSGQDNKQQALEYLNIAEEMRAASQADNDIREVLIIGANLDPENLTLNYEAGLYHLMTIQKDLAVQYFMRVYEIDPNYRFNLEYLIGQSYQFGMEFGKAIDYYNRYKDRLSKRPNYQGRDKVDAAIVDRNIQECEVGLEFIGAPRNYSIVNISREINSEWDDYAPVLNANEDEIVFTSRRRDGNLNENVDTDNKPFEDIFISRKVNGAWQPAENIGAPVNSEYHDSNLALSADGQTLFIYKTDNGGDIYFSNRNVNGSWSAPVPLPGIINSSFEEKSISISPDEKTLYFSSNRPGGFGGLDIYSAVLNEKGEWSNVKNLGPKINTIEDDDGPFIDYDGKTLYFSSKGRRGMGGFDIYRTIFDAATLEWSEPENMGYPINTPDNDIFFVSTRDGKRGYYSSVREDGQGYDDIYMITIPEEQVAQKDPDPVDPIEPVDEPVDTVETVVPQPTKFPLRYVVTAIDAQTKEPVDARIRLQGLRDNIIVPSTNKSAGVVEFTVKEESAKDYRLSIESEGYMFVNQNVRLDGVSEQEKELTRTVELRKLETGMVSILRNIYFDFDKATFQQESYNELNKLERMMQQNPTMRVEIAGHTDNIGTAAYNLTLSKRRAEAVKDFLTKKGIDARRITAVGFGKSRPLASNDDEEEGRELNRRVEFKVISN, from the coding sequence ATGTTCAGCATCCGGTGTGTACTGGTTTTTTTAGCTGTTGCGGGTATTTTTCTAACAACCAGCGGTCAGGACAACAAGCAACAAGCGCTTGAATACTTGAATATTGCGGAAGAAATGCGTGCGGCCTCACAGGCTGATAACGATATCCGTGAAGTTTTAATTATCGGTGCGAATCTCGACCCTGAAAACTTAACCCTTAACTATGAAGCAGGTCTTTACCACCTGATGACCATCCAGAAAGACTTGGCCGTTCAATACTTCATGCGGGTTTATGAAATTGATCCAAATTACCGTTTCAATTTGGAATACCTGATCGGGCAGAGTTACCAGTTTGGTATGGAGTTCGGAAAGGCCATCGACTATTACAACCGGTACAAAGACAGACTTTCCAAGCGACCAAACTACCAGGGACGTGATAAAGTGGATGCGGCCATCGTTGATCGCAACATTCAGGAATGCGAAGTGGGTTTAGAATTCATTGGTGCACCTCGTAATTATTCTATTGTAAACATCAGCCGCGAAATAAACTCCGAGTGGGACGATTATGCACCGGTGCTAAATGCCAACGAAGATGAGATTGTATTTACTTCTCGCAGGCGTGATGGCAACTTGAACGAAAACGTGGATACCGATAACAAACCCTTTGAAGATATTTTTATCTCAAGAAAAGTTAACGGTGCATGGCAACCTGCAGAAAATATCGGTGCGCCCGTGAACTCCGAGTATCACGATTCAAACCTGGCCTTGTCGGCTGATGGTCAAACCCTGTTTATCTATAAAACGGATAATGGCGGAGACATCTATTTCAGTAACCGAAACGTAAATGGATCGTGGTCGGCACCTGTTCCATTACCGGGTATTATTAACTCATCTTTCGAGGAAAAATCTATCAGTATTTCACCTGATGAGAAAACACTTTATTTCTCCAGTAACCGTCCCGGAGGTTTTGGTGGGCTTGACATTTACAGTGCTGTTTTAAATGAAAAGGGCGAATGGTCGAATGTGAAAAACCTTGGTCCAAAAATCAATACAATTGAAGATGATGATGGTCCATTTATCGATTACGATGGCAAGACTTTGTACTTCAGTTCAAAAGGCAGAAGAGGAATGGGAGGCTTTGACATCTACAGAACGATATTTGACGCAGCTACCCTGGAATGGTCAGAACCCGAAAACATGGGATACCCGATCAATACGCCTGATAACGATATCTTTTTTGTAAGTACACGAGACGGTAAGCGTGGATATTATTCCTCTGTTCGTGAAGATGGCCAGGGATATGATGATATCTACATGATTACCATACCTGAAGAGCAGGTGGCACAGAAAGATCCTGATCCGGTCGATCCGATTGAACCTGTTGATGAACCCGTAGATACAGTTGAAACGGTTGTACCTCAGCCCACTAAATTTCCGTTGCGGTATGTAGTTACGGCCATTGATGCACAAACGAAAGAACCGGTTGATGCCCGCATTCGCCTGCAAGGTTTACGCGATAACATTATCGTTCCATCTACTAATAAATCAGCTGGTGTAGTTGAGTTTACCGTAAAGGAAGAATCAGCAAAGGATTACCGTTTATCCATTGAAAGCGAAGGGTACATGTTCGTGAACCAAAACGTTCGATTAGATGGGGTATCGGAGCAAGAGAAGGAATTAACCCGAACCGTTGAGTTGCGAAAACTTGAAACCGGAATGGTTTCCATTTTACGGAACATTTATTTTGATTTTGACAAAGCCACATTTCAGCAAGAGTCTTATAACGAGCTTAACAAATTGGAGCGCATGATGCAACAAAACCCCACCATGCGGGTTGAGATAGCGGGCCACACGGATAACATAGGAACAGCAGCTTACAACCTCACACTTTCAAAACGAAGGGCTGAGGCGGTAAAAGATTTCCTCACCAAGAAGGGCATTGATGCCCGAAGAATCACGGCTGTAGGCTTTGGAAAGAGCCGTCCGCTGGCCAGCAACGATGACGAAGAGGAGGGCCGGGAGCTTAACCGCAGGGTGGAATTCAAGGTAATTTCAAACTAG
- a CDS encoding DUF5606 domain-containing protein, with protein sequence MTLADIATISGKGGLFKILKPSKSGVILESLDETKTKLVATAHHKLSVLNEISIYTTTKEGTVALEDVLKKIHQEFGDDLGLDANADNAELKSFMKAVLPDYDENRVYVSDIKKLVRWYGILRTEAPEVFAQENPKEEDNA encoded by the coding sequence ATGACATTGGCCGATATCGCAACCATTTCAGGAAAAGGTGGACTATTCAAAATTTTAAAGCCCTCAAAGTCGGGGGTAATTCTTGAATCGCTGGATGAGACGAAAACCAAACTGGTAGCTACTGCACATCATAAACTTTCGGTGCTGAATGAAATTTCTATTTACACCACCACCAAAGAAGGCACGGTTGCCCTTGAGGACGTACTGAAAAAAATTCATCAGGAATTTGGCGATGATCTCGGCCTGGATGCCAATGCAGACAATGCTGAACTGAAATCATTCATGAAAGCTGTGTTGCCGGATTACGATGAGAATCGAGTTTACGTAAGCGATATTAAAAAGCTGGTACGCTGGTATGGTATTCTGCGTACAGAAGCACCTGAAGTATTCGCGCAGGAAAATCCGAAGGAAGAGGACAACGCTTAG
- the fbp gene encoding class 1 fructose-bisphosphatase, which translates to MEQSRIAQPIGSALDRFIKSNQDHFAFASGELSQLLRDIALASKVVNREVNKAGLIDIMGGMGSTNTGGDEQQKLDVLANIRFTRALQKGGEACALISEESETFMDLNNDGKYVIAIDPLDGSSNIDVNVSIGTIFSIYRRKSKPGMPIQQEDILQKGSEQVAAGYILYGSSTMLVYTTGHGVNGFTYEPTLGEYFLSHPDMQMPAEGKIFSVNEGSYNSFSEGVKQYVQYCKESNYTGRYIGSLVADFHRNLLKGGIYIYPATAKDKHGKLRLMYECNALAFVAEQAGGKASDGVQRILDIEPKSLHQRTPFFVGSKNMVDKAESFS; encoded by the coding sequence ATGGAACAATCCCGAATTGCCCAGCCCATTGGAAGCGCCCTCGACCGGTTTATAAAGAGTAATCAGGATCATTTTGCCTTTGCCAGCGGAGAACTGTCGCAACTTCTTCGCGACATTGCATTGGCTTCAAAAGTAGTAAACCGCGAGGTAAACAAGGCAGGGTTAATAGACATCATGGGCGGAATGGGCTCAACCAATACAGGTGGTGATGAGCAACAAAAACTGGATGTGCTGGCCAACATACGTTTTACCCGCGCGCTTCAAAAGGGTGGCGAGGCATGCGCATTGATTTCGGAGGAGAGTGAAACGTTTATGGATTTAAACAACGATGGCAAGTATGTTATTGCCATTGATCCGCTGGATGGTTCATCCAATATTGATGTGAACGTGTCCATCGGAACCATCTTTTCTATTTACAGGCGAAAGAGTAAACCGGGCATGCCCATTCAGCAGGAAGATATTTTGCAAAAGGGTTCGGAGCAGGTAGCAGCCGGGTATATTTTATATGGCTCTTCTACCATGTTGGTTTACACTACCGGGCATGGCGTAAATGGATTTACCTATGAACCTACATTGGGTGAGTATTTCCTTTCACATCCGGATATGCAAATGCCTGCAGAGGGTAAGATTTTTTCAGTGAACGAGGGTTCGTATAATTCCTTTTCGGAAGGCGTAAAGCAATACGTGCAATATTGTAAAGAGAGCAATTACACAGGCCGGTATATCGGTTCGCTGGTTGCTGATTTTCATCGCAACTTATTGAAGGGCGGAATTTATATTTATCCGGCTACAGCAAAAGACAAACACGGAAAACTAAGGCTGATGTATGAATGCAATGCCTTGGCATTTGTTGCCGAACAGGCCGGAGGAAAAGCATCAGATGGCGTTCAGCGCATTCTGGATATTGAACCTAAGTCATTGCATCAACGCACACCTTTTTTTGTAGGTTCAAAAAATATGGTGGATAAAGCAGAAAGCTTTTCCTAA
- the ubiE gene encoding bifunctional demethylmenaquinone methyltransferase/2-methoxy-6-polyprenyl-1,4-benzoquinol methylase UbiE produces MTVVPYKDQPTTKKEQVAQMFDNISHRYDFLNHFLSLGIDKGWRKKAVKLLKPSSPKIILDVATGTGDFALQSLELNPEKIIGVDISAGMLDVGRKKMTSRGVAHVVEMIQADSENLPFEQNKFDAVTVAFGVRNFENLVKGLAEILRVMKPGATLVVLEFSRPKRFPFKQVYSFYFKAILPKLGRWISRDKAAYDYLPESVEAFPDGQDFLQILKDVGFNQVSCKPLTFGISSIYTAKK; encoded by the coding sequence ATGACGGTAGTTCCCTATAAAGATCAGCCGACCACTAAAAAGGAGCAGGTGGCGCAGATGTTTGATAACATCAGCCATCGGTACGATTTCTTGAACCATTTCCTGAGCCTGGGTATTGATAAAGGTTGGCGAAAGAAGGCGGTTAAGTTACTGAAACCTTCATCGCCCAAGATTATACTGGATGTGGCAACCGGCACCGGTGATTTTGCATTGCAGTCGCTTGAACTTAATCCCGAAAAAATAATTGGTGTTGACATTTCAGCCGGAATGTTGGATGTGGGCCGAAAAAAAATGACAAGCAGGGGAGTGGCTCATGTGGTTGAAATGATACAGGCTGATTCGGAAAATCTTCCGTTTGAGCAAAATAAATTCGATGCTGTAACCGTTGCATTTGGAGTGCGAAACTTTGAAAATCTAGTAAAAGGTCTTGCTGAAATACTCCGTGTAATGAAACCAGGAGCCACATTGGTGGTTTTGGAGTTTTCACGACCAAAACGCTTTCCATTCAAGCAAGTCTACAGCTTTTATTTTAAGGCCATTTTGCCTAAACTAGGACGCTGGATTTCACGGGATAAGGCTGCGTACGATTACCTGCCCGAATCCGTAGAGGCGTTTCCTGACGGACAGGATTTTTTGCAGATTCTCAAAGACGTAGGATTTAACCAAGTTTCATGCAAGCCATTAACGTTCGGAATAAGTTCTATCTATACGGCCAAAAAGTAG
- a CDS encoding porin family protein yields MQAINVRNKFYLYGQKVVVVLLLLVAGAAQAQNFLWARKNNPYYDEKRKLTYGFLIGLHSTSYQIKYADEFVTPSFDTLFAVTPEWKPGFSLGFIVNYRLHEFVDLRLTPKVAFYEHTLLYRFTDGSSQRQLVETTMVEFPMLVKYKSMRRGNVRMYMIGGIKPGIEASGKKEIENVTNSLEVTPINLNVEAGIGFDLYFPLFKFSPEIRFSRGIVDHLDNRENDFGRPLQRVNTNTVTFYLLFQ; encoded by the coding sequence ATGCAAGCCATTAACGTTCGGAATAAGTTCTATCTATACGGCCAAAAAGTAGTTGTTGTTTTGCTGTTGCTTGTGGCTGGGGCTGCACAGGCTCAGAACTTTTTATGGGCACGTAAGAACAATCCATACTATGATGAGAAACGAAAACTCACCTATGGGTTTTTGATTGGTTTGCACTCCACATCCTACCAGATTAAATATGCTGATGAATTTGTAACGCCATCATTCGATACGCTGTTTGCTGTTACTCCTGAATGGAAACCCGGTTTTTCTTTGGGCTTTATTGTTAACTATCGCCTTCATGAGTTCGTTGATTTACGCCTGACTCCTAAAGTTGCTTTTTACGAACATACGTTGTTGTATCGATTTACTGATGGTTCGTCCCAACGCCAATTGGTGGAAACAACGATGGTGGAGTTTCCCATGTTGGTTAAGTACAAGTCGATGCGCAGGGGTAATGTGCGCATGTATATGATCGGTGGTATTAAACCGGGTATCGAAGCTTCGGGAAAAAAGGAAATTGAGAATGTGACTAACTCTCTTGAAGTCACGCCCATAAACCTGAATGTTGAAGCCGGTATCGGTTTCGATTTATATTTTCCCTTGTTTAAATTTTCTCCAGAAATCAGATTTTCCCGCGGCATAGTCGATCACCTGGACAACCGGGAAAATGATTTTGGAAGACCCCTGCAACGGGTAAACACAAACACTGTAACCTTTTACTTGCTCTTTCAATAA
- a CDS encoding SDR family NAD(P)-dependent oxidoreductase, with product MSKRIALITGATSGIGLATAHELAKHDFKLILCGRRKERLLCEQALLNKLTEVEILCFDIRDQHAVEKAFNALPQPWQKVDVLINNAGNAHGLDPIQKGDVRDWDAMIDINVKGLLYITKMVIPGMVERQSGHIVNLGSIAGKEVYPNGNVYSASKFAVDALTKGMRMDLNAHGIKVTAIHPGLVETEFSLVRFKGDEERASSVYKGFKPLSSQDIAEVIRYVLQQPEHVVLADITIFPTAQASSTMVKKNL from the coding sequence ATGTCGAAACGAATAGCGTTAATTACCGGTGCTACTTCAGGCATTGGCCTGGCTACCGCACATGAATTGGCCAAGCACGATTTCAAATTGATTTTGTGTGGCCGCAGAAAGGAACGTCTGCTTTGTGAGCAAGCGTTACTAAACAAACTCACCGAAGTGGAAATTCTTTGCTTCGACATTCGTGATCAACATGCGGTGGAAAAAGCATTTAATGCGTTACCACAACCCTGGCAAAAAGTTGATGTATTGATTAACAATGCCGGTAATGCGCATGGTCTTGATCCCATACAAAAAGGGGATGTTCGGGATTGGGATGCCATGATCGATATTAATGTAAAGGGGTTGTTGTATATCACCAAAATGGTGATTCCGGGTATGGTGGAGCGTCAATCTGGCCATATTGTTAACTTAGGATCCATTGCCGGAAAAGAAGTTTATCCAAACGGAAATGTGTATTCTGCCAGCAAGTTTGCTGTGGATGCGTTGACTAAAGGTATGCGCATGGATTTAAATGCGCACGGCATTAAGGTGACAGCCATTCATCCAGGCCTGGTTGAAACTGAATTTTCGCTGGTACGATTTAAGGGCGATGAAGAACGGGCATCTTCGGTCTACAAGGGATTCAAACCGTTATCGTCTCAGGATATTGCCGAGGTTATCCGGTATGTTTTGCAACAACCCGAGCATGTGGTGCTGGCCGACATAACTATTTTCCCAACGGCCCAGGCTTCCAGTACAATGGTTAAGAAAAATCTTTAG
- a CDS encoding alpha/beta hydrolase: MQEFTTHFNFKARYYTLGTLTDQTQQVWFVLHGYGQLARYFLQKFDVLQQKGIYVVAPEGLSRFYLEDVTKRAITGNNRVGATWMTAENRLMDIDNYLTYLQQVYTEIIGTKKYTVSLLGFSQGAATASRWALRHPQNFKRLILWAGIFPPDMDFDKGKQILADKEITMVYGEHDPYVTDERLNEMTNLANRLQVAPNIITFPGGHEIDSKTLEQLA; encoded by the coding sequence ATGCAGGAATTTACAACACATTTCAATTTCAAAGCCCGCTACTACACCCTGGGTACATTAACCGATCAAACGCAGCAGGTGTGGTTTGTCTTGCATGGGTACGGTCAGTTGGCGCGCTATTTTTTACAAAAGTTTGATGTGCTCCAACAAAAAGGAATTTACGTAGTAGCCCCCGAAGGACTATCACGTTTTTACCTGGAAGATGTAACCAAACGAGCCATTACCGGAAACAATCGCGTAGGTGCCACTTGGATGACAGCAGAAAACAGGTTGATGGACATCGACAATTACCTGACCTATTTGCAGCAAGTTTACACGGAGATTATCGGAACAAAGAAATACACGGTTAGCCTGCTCGGGTTTTCACAAGGTGCAGCAACCGCATCACGATGGGCATTGCGCCATCCCCAAAACTTCAAACGCCTTATTCTTTGGGCCGGCATATTTCCACCCGACATGGATTTTGATAAAGGAAAACAAATACTGGCAGATAAAGAAATTACAATGGTATATGGGGAACATGATCCCTATGTAACGGATGAGCGCTTAAACGAAATGACAAACCTGGCCAATCGGCTTCAGGTAGCGCCTAACATTATTACATTTCCTGGAGGACATGAAATTGATTCAAAAACACTTGAGCAACTGGCCTAA
- the yihA gene encoding ribosome biogenesis GTP-binding protein YihA/YsxC: MEIKEAEFISSITNLKDLPKNPLPEFAFIGRSNVGKSSLINMLAGRKQIAKISTKPGKTQTINHYLINKSWYLVDLPGYGYAGVSKEKRAGFGRIIEDYVRKSPELCCLFVLLDLRLPLQAIDLDFINWAGKHGIPLAFVYTKADKLSAGAVLTGRKKIESALLNYWQELPEGFVTSSVKKKGRDELLDFIAATLKSISQND; the protein is encoded by the coding sequence ATGGAAATCAAAGAAGCGGAATTCATATCCAGCATCACAAACCTCAAAGATTTGCCTAAAAACCCGCTTCCCGAGTTTGCCTTTATAGGGCGCTCAAACGTTGGTAAGTCCTCCTTAATCAACATGTTAGCAGGCCGAAAGCAGATCGCCAAGATCTCCACCAAGCCCGGCAAAACACAAACCATCAACCACTACCTGATTAACAAAAGCTGGTATTTGGTCGACTTGCCAGGGTATGGCTATGCGGGCGTAAGCAAAGAAAAACGAGCTGGATTTGGGCGCATTATTGAAGATTATGTTCGCAAGAGCCCCGAGCTATGCTGCCTGTTCGTATTGCTTGATCTGCGTTTACCCCTTCAGGCCATTGACCTTGATTTTATCAACTGGGCGGGCAAGCATGGCATACCACTGGCATTTGTATACACCAAGGCCGACAAACTTTCCGCAGGCGCGGTGCTGACCGGCAGAAAAAAAATTGAAAGTGCATTGCTGAACTATTGGCAAGAACTTCCGGAAGGATTCGTGACTTCATCCGTCAAGAAAAAAGGACGGGATGAACTGCTCGACTTTATTGCTGCAACCCTTAAGAGCATTTCTCAAAATGATTAG